tatatatataaacatatttattataattttttaccCGTATGTCATCGTGTATTATAATCCTGTGTTCTACTTCACCACAAACATTAGCACATTGGTCGATTCCATACAGTATAGTTAATCATTTACAGTAGAAggaattacattaaaaaacaagGAATCATTCAATTATTCAACTGCTAGGCATTTGCCACGAGTGTTCTGACATGAGTTTGCAAGTGCCTACACTGCCCACTCGGAAGCCTTCAAGGGCCTCTTCACAGGTGCAAGTTTTCAAATTCCAGGAAGGCCCATTACTGAATGTCTGACCTGTCCATCTGTAAACATTAATGATGAATCCCAAATGTCCTTGAAAGGGATCACAGTTCATCATGCAGAATATTACGGAAACGCTCCAGCTCGTAAACGCTGGTTGCGATACGTCCAAATGCGTTGAGGAAGGCCACCGTTTCCTGTCGGCTGAGCTGGAATCCGTAGGATGGACCGCTTTCTGGCAAATTTTCTATCTGTTTCTCGGAAAAGAGGATCTTGAGGGCAGTTCCCAGTCCCTGGGTCTGTAGCTTGCCCCATAGGCGACACTTGATGCATCCAACGCAATCCATGATGCGCGAGATGTTCCGGAATCGAAGCCTGAATTCTTCCTTTAGCTTTGCGGCCTCTTTCTTATTGCCAGCGAAAAGCGAGTTCTCATCAAAGTGGAGCGGGAAGGCACGGGCGGCCTGCAGGACTTCGACTAGCAAGTCCTTGGTCTCGGTGTCAATGGTGGCATTGCCAGTGAACAGGCTAGTGCCGGGGCGCTCAAAGTACGGCAAGACCTTGGAGGCCGCCCGCAACTCAATGAGATAGATGAAGTAGAGATTCTTGAGCCTGCGTGGCCCTTCGCCCTTGGTGAGGACAGGGTCAAACCTCTGCTGGAATTCTGTCACGTTTGGTCCCCAGATGGGAGCCGCCCAGGTGTCATGCAGGAGGTACCTGGCACTGAGGTGCACACTGATGCTGGCGTGCAGCCCCGAGATGAGCTTGTAGAACgccctcttctccaggcagagcccTTCCAGCCACCTGTAGAAGGTCTCCCCTTCGTCGGCGGACCCGGGGCCCAGGGGGTTGAGGGGCCGCTTTATGGCCTGCGGCTTGAAGCAGTTCTCCTCGTAGATGCTGTTCCAGATCTTCCAGGCGTCGGGGCCCTTGTAGCCGGTGTAGCGCTCGGGGTTGAGGAGGAGGTCCACGTACTCGGCATCGGGGCAGGTCTCGTCGTCCGCCTCGCAGAAGCTGTCGGAGGAGTCGTCGTGCCGGGCCCACTGCAGCATGGCCCGCTGCGTCTCGGCGCTCAGGGATCCGTCCACGGCCCCCAGCCGCTGGGCTTGCTCGCACTCTGCCCCAGACTCCCCGCTGCTGGTCCCCGTAGACCCGGCTCCCTCTCCCGGGCCGGGCCCGTCCCCGCTGCCCTCCCTCGCGTGCCCGTGACGCCCGTGACACCCGGGCCCGGCGCAGGCCGGCCTCGCAGCGCTCGGCTCCGAGAACTTGAGCCCCGGCGGCACCTCGCCGCTCTCGCAGGGCCGTACGGCGCAGTCCCTCAGCCCGCAGTGGCTCTCCTGGTGCCAGAACGGGCACG
This portion of the Pleurodeles waltl isolate 20211129_DDA chromosome 12, aPleWal1.hap1.20221129, whole genome shotgun sequence genome encodes:
- the ERO1A gene encoding ERO1-like protein alpha, whose translation is MRRASGLPATMGLRGCPVLLLCLLALPGAAPDHRVPGSASHRCFCQVTGFLDDCTCDVETIDSFNNGQLFPKLRRLLERDYFRYYRVNLRKPCPFWHQESHCGLRDCAVRPCESGEVPPGLKFSEPSAARPACAGPGCHGRHGHAREGSGDGPGPGEGAGSTGTSSGESGAECEQAQRLGAVDGSLSAETQRAMLQWARHDDSSDSFCEADDETCPDAEYVDLLLNPERYTGYKGPDAWKIWNSIYEENCFKPQAIKRPLNPLGPGSADEGETFYRWLEGLCLEKRAFYKLISGLHASISVHLSARYLLHDTWAAPIWGPNVTEFQQRFDPVLTKGEGPRRLKNLYFIYLIELRAASKVLPYFERPGTSLFTGNATIDTETKDLLVEVLQAARAFPLHFDENSLFAGNKKEAAKLKEEFRLRFRNISRIMDCVGCIKCRLWGKLQTQGLGTALKILFSEKQIENLPESGPSYGFQLSRQETVAFLNAFGRIATSVYELERFRNILHDEL